In Candidatus Hydrogenedentota bacterium, the DNA window CGATGAAGCGCCACCGCGCAAGCCACAATGATGCTTCCTATCTCATTCTTTTTCGGAGGATTCCATCTTCGTGTTCCCTGTGTCTCCGTGTGAGTTCATTCCTGTCTTTATGGAGACAATACGATCCCTCCAGCGAGGGCTTTCTTATCCGGCGATCGGGGCGCTGCTTGACCTGTCGCGTCCCCGGGCCTATACTGTGTTCAGACATAGGAACCAAGCGCGTGGGCATAGGGAAGCGCGGTGAAAATCCGCCGCAGACGCGCTGCTGTGACCGGGGACCAACGCCGCGGCAAAGCCACTGTCTCCTCCGAGATGGGAAGGCGCGGCAAGTAGAACGAGCCGGAAGCCAGAAGACCTGCCCACGGGCGCACGCTCCGCATGCGGCAACTTCGCGAAGAGGGTTGCGCAGGAAGGCTCGTTCACCATCCTTCTCCCCTTTTCCCCGAAGCCGCCAACCATCGCCGCGTGTGTGACGTGCGTCTCTTGCAACCACGGGCGCCCCGCGCCCGAGAAAGGGACCTCACGCGATATGAGACCTGCTGCCGCCTCAAAACTCCGGATTCACTCGACGGGCTTCACGCTCATCGAACTCCTCGTCGTCATCGGCATCATCGGTATCATTGCCGCATTGTTGCTGCCCGCCTTAAGCAAGGCGCGCGCCCAGGCCCGCAGCGTCCAATGCGTCAATAACCTCCGCCAGCTCTACCTTGCCAACACCATGTACGCCAACGAACACAACGGCCACTACGTGCCCGCCGCATTCGACATCAACAACTGGTTGCCGGGCGGCAACCTCCACCGCTGGCACGGCGTCCGCGAAGCCGTCGACCAACCCTTCGACCCCAAGAAAGGCCCCCTGGCCGAATACCTCGCCGACGGACGCGTCAAGGAATGTCCCGAGTTCACCGAGTACCGCACCATCGGCGACGTCGGCGCCGAAGCGTTCGAGGCCGGCACGGGCGGATACGGCTACAACGCCTATTATGTCGGCGGCGCATACTATATGATCGACTTCATGGAAGCCCCCGAGGCCACCACCAAAGACAGCCGGATCTTCCGCCCCTCCGAAACCATCATGTTTGCGGACTGCGCTATGCCCAAAGACGGCGGATTCGTCGTCGAATATGGATTCGCGGAACCCCCCTACTTCGTCACCAGCGACCACCCCACCGGCAACCTCGACTGGGGTCTCGCCACTCCCAGCCTCCACTTCCGGCACAACGGCCGCGTCAATGTCGTGTGGTGCGACGGACACATCTCCAGCGAAAAATTCGCATGGACCTCAGACAACATCTACGACGGAAACAACAACTATCACGCCGTCGGCTGGTTCGGACCCAGGAATAACTACTACTTCGACTGCGGAACCAAAGAAGGCTATGCCGGAGAATCGTAGGCGCNNNNNNNNNNNNNNNNNNNNNNNNNNNNNNNNNNNNNNNNNNNNNNNNNNNNNNNNNNNNNNNNNNNNNNNNNNNNNNNNNNNNNNNNNNNNNNNNNNNNGTCTGGAGGCGCATCCGCAGGGATGCCGCTCGCGACACCTCCTCCCCCACCGGCAACGCCACTTCGAGCGCCCCGTCCGCAAGAAGAGGTTTCGGCAAGCATTGTGCGTAAGGCACGACATGGTTGGTGTAGCCGCAACCGTCCAGATGCGCGGCGGTATCAAGACAGAAGAGCTTGTCTTTCCCAGCGAGGGTTTGCGGCTCGCCAATTTCCGAGAAGACCGCGCGCACAAAGGCGTTGTGGCCGTCTTGGCCGGGCGCGGGGAACAAGTTGAACAGGCTGATGCCGGCGCCGCCGTTGCGAAACGCGTTCGCGGCAGCCCCGCGCCACCCTTCGATGCCGTAGGGAATGCCGGGGCCGTATGGCGCGCGGCGCAACATCCCCGAACAGCTGATGCAGGGATACACGGGGATTTCGCGAGGGGCCGCAAGGGCGGCTACTTCACGCACGGGCATGGAAAAAGGAATGTACCCGCCGCCGGTTGTGACGAAGTCGGGCAGCTCTTCCGCCAGCCAGGTCCCGGTGTCGACCCCGATGTATAACCCCTTTTCGACGGTCAACGGCACCCGCACGGAAAGCAGCATGGGCCGCCCGCG includes these proteins:
- a CDS encoding prepilin-type N-terminal cleavage/methylation domain-containing protein; this translates as MRPAAASKLRIHSTGFTLIELLVVIGIIGIIAALLLPALSKARAQARSVQCVNNLRQLYLANTMYANEHNGHYVPAAFDINNWLPGGNLHRWHGVREAVDQPFDPKKGPLAEYLADGRVKECPEFTEYRTIGDVGAEAFEAGTGGYGYNAYYVGGAYYMIDFMEAPEATTKDSRIFRPSETIMFADCAMPKDGGFVVEYGFAEPPYFVTSDHPTGNLDWGLATPSLHFRHNGRVNVVWCDGHISSEKFAWTSDNIYDGNNNYHAVGWFGPRNNYYFDCGTKEGYAGES